One Anopheles merus strain MAF unplaced genomic scaffold, AmerM5.1 LNR4000161, whole genome shotgun sequence genomic window, aaaatcttggcaaCAAATTTTAAAAGGGTGATATTTTACAAACGGAAGTGACCGGCATGGAactaatgaagcacaaatgtgttaaaatgttcataattcaaatgaaaaatcctTCCGTGGTTTTAGAATACAAATAGACTGTTTTAGAGCAATAATAGTGTTCGTCAATGCCATAATTGGTGCTatagccacaattggtacacttaccctataCAGAATTTAACAATATTGTAAACAGTTCGCAATAATAAATATCAAAGTAACTATACGTAAAACATGATTTCATTTATCCGATctcatagtacagtcgtcaactcgtacgacttaacaacatacccgccatgggttcaagccccaaatggaccgtgtcgccatacgtagaactgactatcctactatggggggacaaataagtcactgaaagccaagcccacaagtagtagtggtacaggcaggcctttaccgacaacggttgttgagccaaaaagaagaagaagaagatacgtAAAACAATCAACctatgtgttaaaattttcGTTTTGTTACATCATTTAAATTATAACAGCAATTTATTGACTATTTTCTAAGCATAccataaataaattttttattcattttgttttttcaacaGCGCCAGTCAATGAGTTACGTAATATTAATAGGTAATTAATAGCTTTAGGATGTGCACATTTTAAACATCTCATTTTCCATGTACCTCTTAAATACAAGATACTCATGAGGCCCAGATACTGCCCAAGcaaaatttttcggggataatgtacacaaactcatgccatctctttctattcatcagccctactctctcacacgcatcgatgaacttttacacatctctttgttcatagTGCTATATTTGTAGGGTTTAAAACAGATAGATAACGTCTATACAATTTGTCATGAACTAGTTATGCTCAAATGGTAATAGTGTAATGTTTGCACCTTGGTCGACATGAGTTCAATTCTAtctttattgttttcattgatgattaaaattttatttttcacagtAACTTCAGATCCCTTTACTCATTGTCAGAAATGCGTGtcaatctgttatttttattgctttatttttttctttcttttaattcattcagtatcagtaccccttcatacaacaaaaccagcaaataacacgataatgaataattatatggtggcgcaactgacTGGCgcaagtgattcgaagtagaactagcgatgtggtcggtagcatcaaggatgaagcatgagcgtgaattggaacatgaggggagagagagaatcagagtgttcatttctatttttagctctttttttgcatgggttcatccttcacgtgtgttcacaaTCCCCGAAAATGGTCTGTATTTCGTTGAtgttttcggggataattcgtcaaacaattatccccgaaaagaccagcgaaaaccagcgtggtcgggagcttgggtgATTCTAAACCTGACACCGTAACGGTCCTGGAATTTCACTGATCTCATACCGGTTCTGGAAATGCTACAAAAACTGTAGCGGTCTTGGAACTAATCCCATACCGATCGTACTACCAACGTCGGAGAGTTGATCCCAAACCCATTCCATAGATTTACTCAGAATACATATCGGTCCTGGAAATGATCCTGACCCCATATATCCCGGAAGCTTTTTCTATcgttcctggaactgatcattAACCCATGgtggtcctggaactgattccaATTATATATCAGAACTGAAACTGATCCTGACCCCATAATGGCTTGTGACCAGACATGGAGCTAACAAGTCCAgtggttttcctttttgtttatttgttgattGAACATTGGTGGGTCTTGCGATATTTACTGACCATCAGGCTACGTGATACTAAGGCTGCGTGATGTGTGAGTCTGTTTAGGCCTATAAGTcttaatttcaaaaataactCATTTTGATACAAGAATATTTTCGAAACGCTTTAAAAcatgatttaatttttacaGCCAAAAACTGAATAAGattttaattatgatttaaacTGAACAATTCTAAGCAAGAAGAATGTTGCCGTGACATTTTTATAGCTTGTTGACGCCACAACTATAACGGTCAACTCAAACCGGCGTTATAATTGATCAACGCAAGCAAATTGCGACTCACTATAATTTAACAAGACTAGTTAATGCCCGGTAAAATCTACCAGATGTCCTCAAAtttcgaattattttcaaactctaCACGTTCAGTGGGAACAACCATAACTCAAACACCTATTTGTTCTTATTTGTTCTTACAAATTTGTTAACCTTGTAACATCCTGGACAGTTCTTACTGTACATTGCAGAACCGTTAAAAATTGATGAGGCTACTTTTGAGCCATACTGATGttaatgttaaatattaaataaccATAAAAAACCAcgcaattttgtattttttttagtggtgggagctcggaatcggtcctacccgattccgattccgcctccggaatcgattccgattccgactccgtctccggaatcggaatcggctccggaatcggctccggaatcggctccggaatcggctccggaatcggaatcggctccggaatcggaatcggctccggaatcggaatcggctccggaatcggagtcggctccggaatcagaatcggctccggaatcggaatcggctccggaatcggaatcggctccggaatcggaatcggttccagaattgaaatcggttccggaatcggagtcggctccggaatcggattcagaattggctccggaatcaactccggaaGCAAAATCGTCTTCGGAAGCGGAATCGGCtgcggaatcggaatcggctccggaatctccatgagaatggatcgttttaAAGTATATTTGGATCTTTTGTGGTTTATTAAAAAGAGGACGAATAATCAATCAATTCGGGCAAAAACCGTGGGATCATTTTGACAGCTAGATGAAAAAGCATTCATCGTTTAATTGCAGCATGCTTTGTTTAGTTGATGTGCAATATTCTAGATGcattttcgttcttttttacAACGTTggtaaaattaaattgatcTCCATAGCAATCAGAGCTCCAAGGAATTGGAGTACAGGTGCGTTATGCTACAATCCCTCATATGTCGATTTTTGATGTATTGATGTAAATTTGATAATGAAATTCGTAATGTAAATTCATTtctttattaaataaattttacccAAATAAATctactttttctgttttttaatTACTATCTTCTTAATCTAACCTATTAAAACTATACAAACagtttgggtttgttttgttatgtgTTACATTTATAGTCGTTTCGACATTCTTTCTTCAACTAAACCTTATCGATTCGAAATACCTCATTCTGGTCTGTAGTTATGTTGAATAAACatcatttcttttaatttttgtgaTGTTATGCGGCTGCGCTTTTCCGTTAAAATTTGGCCCGCTTTTGAAAAAATACGTTCACATGGAACTGAAGAGGCTGGAATTGATAAATATTGTTTCACAAACTTATGCAAGGTAGGATATACTTCACCACGAGTGTGCCACCAATGTAGAGGATCgtctttgattttaatttttttatccgATAAATATCTATCAAGTTCAGAAACGGCAGATATTCTTGGATTAAAATTGTTAACGGGTGTTTGCTCTTGGAATTTGAACACTTCCCAAACATCATCATTTTCAAATGTTTCTTGTTGTGAACCTTCATCTGAGCCATTTGCTTCTGATTGCAAAGGAATTAATTTGCTAACTAAATTATCGTAGCAAGATTCATATCGAGCAACGTCTCCTAAAAACCTTCTTTTTTGAATCGTGGATCTAGGATTATAGCGCTATTGATAATTTCTGAATCAAACATACATTCAAACTTTTGCTTAATACCTCGTACTATTTCTTTGCATAGTTTAGAAACTTCCTTACACATGCtttcgttttccattttttctgaaatttttttttttagcaacgATCTTATAAGAACACCCATTGTTGAAAGCGTGACTATTTTTTCACCTATAATTTCAATAGTGACTGCATTAACAAGTTCGAGAACACTTGTCGCTTGTTCGATTACGGTCCAATCACGTTGTTGCAAATGCAACTTCTTTCCTAATCGCATGGAATAAGACAGGCACGTTTTATAAAACTTTTGTTTAACGAACTATAAAGAACGTGTCTTTATTCGCGGTAGCAGGAAAAAAGGACGAGAGCGCATCTCTCGCCTctatttataatattataattCGCGATGGCCGCCGTCGTCTTTGATCGTTCCCTTTCGTGCGCCTCGTGGTTGACTTCTTAAACGTCAATTAGAGTCGACATTAGCCCATGCAGCAGACAGCGCTAAAGGGCCATTACACGTTTGTAATATTCTCCCCATCAGTGAAAACCGCTAGTTATCACTTTAAAACCCGTATCGCTGTTTAGTGCCCCAGGGTTCCTATCCCTCACAATCCTTAGTAGCATCAGAAACCTCGGCACTTTCTTTGTCTTCCATGGGCTTCACGTCCAGCACTGCGAGTTTTGTAGCTGGTCGCTCTAAAATTCCGTTTGCTGTTTGCACCGTGGCTCGTCTGACCTGTCCATCTCCAGATCGCACTACTGCTAGCACGCGCCCCTTTGGCCAGGTATTGCGGGGCAGGTTCGCGTCCACGATGATCACGACATCTCCTTCTTTGATGGGTCGTACCGACTGGAACCATTTCGAGCGGCGGGTGAGTGTGGGCAGGTAATCCGCGACCCACCTCTTCCAGAAGATGTCAGCGTTCCGCTGCGTTGTTCTCCACGTTACTGCTACCGCCGCCGGTGAATCATCAAACGGGACAGGGCGCTTGGTACCGTCGGAGCTGCCTAATAGAAGGTGATTAGGCGTTATAGGCATGTCCATCTCATCGTTTAGTGGTACATATGTTAGCGGCCGCGAGTTTACAATCAGCTCCACTTCGGCTAAGGTAGACTGCAGCACTTCATCCGATGGGAGTCGTGGCAGGTTGAACTTGCACAAGATTTGCTTCACACTTCGTACCAGGCGCTCCCAGCATCCACCAAAGTGGGGTGCTGCAGGGGGGTTAAACGTCCATCTAAAAGTTGAAGTAGAGAACTCACGCATTAATTCATCTTCGTTTACCTCTGATACTGCCTCCTTCAGCTCCCTAGACGCTCCGATGAAGTTTGTCCCACGGTCGCTTATGATTTCTCTCGGAGGCCCGCGCCGCGCCACGAAGCGACGTATGGCCAAGATGCACGATGTCGTATTGAGAGAATGCGCCAGTTCCAAGTGGATTGCCCTGGTTGTGAGGCACGTAAAGATAACTCCCCATCGTTTTTCTGTTCTACGTCCCACGACCACTAACATCGGTCCGAAGTAATCCAGCCCAGTATAAGTAAATGCACGTTGTCCAACCGCCGTTCGGCATCTCGGTATACTACCCATCATCGGTGGTTTCGGTGCTGCATTCGCATTTTTACAGTACTGACAAGAATGCCGTATTCGGTTATACTCGGCCAAGACTCGTGGTATGTAGTACCTCGCTCGAAGCTCGTTAACAGCGGTACGATGGTTGCAGTGGCGATATTTCACGTGATATGCCAGAAGGATCAGCTCGGTAACGTGATGTCGGCGCGGCAGGATCACCAGCTTCCTCAACGATTCACTAGCTATTGAACAGGTATCTAGACGTCCCCGCATCCTTATTAAGCCACAATCGTCCAGCTCCGGCGACAATTTGTAAAGGGCGCTGCTTTTCTGTAGTGCTATGTTAACTTCTCTTCCTTCCCTTGCTTGCTGCTTCAGCAACTTTACTTCTTCTGGGAACGCTTCCAGCTGAACTTGAGCAAATATAACGCGTTCAGATGCCAAGAGCTCCTCCTGTGTCAGCGGTCCTCGGGTTACTGGCGTTTCGGCCAGCCTATGTCGAGCATTGTTAACGAACCGGACCACGTAGCCTATCGATCTTTCAAGCCTCGTCCATCTGGAAAATCTAGCAAACGTGATTAGTGAATCAGTCACGGAATGATGGAGTACGTTACGGCGTAGTTCCTCCGGTGTATCGCTAGAGATATGGTTCTCGACGGGCCATTCGTCCTCGGGACTCCATAAAAAACTGGGCCCTCGAAACCATCTGCTCGACGGATTCATATCAGGGATCCTCTGCCACTTGGTTCCTTCGTCTGCGACGTTTGCCTTAGTAGAAAGCCACCTCCACTCCTTTACCTCTGTCGACTCTAGGAGCTCGCTAACCCGGAACGCGACAAACGGACTATATCTGCGATGATCAGATTTCAGCCAGCTCATTACATTTCTAGAATCTGTCCAGAAAATCCTCCGCGTGATCTTCATTCGATGATATGTTG contains:
- the LOC121601743 gene encoding uncharacterized protein LOC121601743, translating into MRGRLDTCSIASESLRKLVILPRRHHVTELILLAYHVKYRHCNHRTAVNELRARYYIPRVLAEYNRIRHSCQYCKNANAAPKPPMMGSIPRCRTAVGQRAFTYTGLDYFGPMLVVVGRRTEKRWGVIFTCLTTRAIHLELAHSLNTTSCILAIRRFVARRGPPREIISDRGTNFIGASRELKEAVSEVNEDELMREFSTSTFRWTFNPPAAPHFGGCWERLVRSVKQILCKFNLPRLPSDEVLQSTLAEVELIVNSRPLTYVPLNDEMDMPITPNHLLLGSSDGTKRPVPFDDSPAAVAVTWRTTQRNADIFWKRWVADYLPTLTRRSKWFQSVRPIKEGDVVIIVDANLPRNTWPKGRVLAVVRSGDGQVRRATVQTANGILERPATKLAVLDVKPMEDKESAEVSDATKDCEG